One genomic segment of Motacilla alba alba isolate MOTALB_02 chromosome 1A, Motacilla_alba_V1.0_pri, whole genome shotgun sequence includes these proteins:
- the LOC119708468 gene encoding atherin-like produces MGGRKEPGPAAAARSRRWIAAGSGRGACRPRDPPDAAAPSAPPAAPARGAPPGGHGAAARAQRPLAGSSALPCGPGPAAPRGCGAPPARNAEVTAPPWAEQRPPPPAPCPSPRELALPRNERRWIAAGGRSRSGAGAGAESGLRPVRDRDPAGARSCSSRSSDTCRGIPGWKEPRGAARQTVTNFEILKKIMISQGLTEVLPTPFADALSARAPTGSSGSVLVPCWPVTSREKGTIRCQRGRPTSRLPFATPTKPSGCPCPSWSCWLLSRAS; encoded by the exons atgggaggaaggaagg agcccggcccggctgcAGCCGCCCGCAGCAGGCGCTGGATCGCGGCTGGAAGCGGGCGGGGCGCGTGCCGGCCCCGGGACCCTCCCGACGCCGCCGCTCCCTCAGCGCCGCCCGCGGCGCCGGCCCGTGGGGCGCCCCCTGGCGGACACGGAGCGGCGGCGCGAGCGCAGCGCCCCCTGGCGGGCAGCAGCGCGCTCCCGtgcgggcccggccccgcagcgcccCGGGGATGCGGAGCCCCCCCGGCCCGGAACGCCGAGGTCACCGCACcgccctgggcagagcagcgCCCTCCGCCCCCTGCCCCCTGCCCGAGCCCCCGGGAGCTCGCGCTCCCGCGGAACGAGCGGCGCTGGATCGCCGCGGGCGGGAGGAGCCGCTCCGGGGCGGGCGCTGGGGCCGAGTCCGGACTGCGCCCGGTGCGGGACCGGGACCCCGCCGGGGCTCGGTCCTGCTCCAGCCGCTCATCCGACACCTGCCGG GGGATTCCGGGTTGGAAAGAGCCACGAGGAGCAGCACGTCAAACCGTG actaattttgaaattttaaagaaaattatgatcTCACAGGGACTCACAGAAGTTCTCCCAACACCATTTGCTGATGCTCTGTCTGCCAGGGCACCAACAGGAAGTTCTGGGTCAGTTCTTGTTCCATGTTGGCCAGTGACCTCAAGAGAAAAAG gtaCAATTCGATGTCAGCGTGGGCGTCCCACTTCAAGGCTTCCTTTTGCAACGCCAACAAAACCCTCTGGGTGTCCGTGTCcatcctggtcctgctggctgctctcacGAGCTTCCTGa